One genomic region from Sphingobacterium sp. UGAL515B_05 encodes:
- a CDS encoding nitroreductase family protein: MSLIEDLQWRHAVKAYDPTKKVSQENIDKIVEAARFAPTSSGLQPFKILIVENQALKEELAKGALNPDCMRECSHVLVFAAWDRYTEERIDKVYDFTTDERDLPRGRFGSYTDKLKSIYLNEAAERNFAHTARQTYIALGLALAQAAELRVDSTPAEGFDNRVVDEALQLEKHGLKSVSLMYIGVADSSRDWISSMKKVRVPKEEFVVEYK; the protein is encoded by the coding sequence ATGTCATTAATAGAAGATTTACAATGGCGTCATGCTGTGAAAGCATACGATCCGACAAAAAAAGTTAGTCAAGAAAATATAGATAAAATCGTTGAAGCAGCGCGCTTTGCACCGACTTCCTCGGGCTTACAGCCATTTAAAATATTGATTGTTGAAAATCAGGCATTGAAAGAAGAATTGGCAAAAGGAGCACTAAATCCAGACTGTATGCGTGAATGCTCACATGTGCTTGTTTTCGCTGCATGGGATCGTTATACAGAAGAACGTATTGATAAAGTTTATGATTTTACTACAGATGAACGGGATTTGCCAAGGGGACGCTTTGGCTCCTATACGGACAAGTTAAAATCTATTTATCTGAATGAAGCTGCAGAAAGAAATTTTGCGCACACGGCAAGACAGACTTACATTGCTTTAGGTTTGGCTTTGGCTCAAGCAGCGGAACTCCGCGTTGATTCCACGCCTGCCGAGGGCTTCGATAACCGCGTCGTGGATGAGGCTTTACAATTAGAAAAACATGGACTTAAAAGCGTTTCATTGATGTATATTGGTGTGGCGGACTCTTCGAGAGATTGGATTTCGTCAATGAAAAAGGTTCGAGTACCCAAGGAAGAGTTTGTCGTTGAGTATAAATAG
- a CDS encoding MarR family transcriptional regulator produces the protein MDDLLKLDKQLCFSVYVLHREIMQQYRTILEEIDLTYPQYITMMALWENDEQTVNQLGAKLFLDNGTLTPLLKRLETKALLTRTRSKTDERVVKIKLTKHGLQLKEKANCIPMQIFEALKLDYADMVQLKSLADKIVNNANGH, from the coding sequence ATGGATGATTTATTAAAATTAGATAAACAGCTTTGCTTTTCAGTGTATGTGCTACATAGGGAAATTATGCAGCAGTATCGAACTATTCTTGAAGAGATTGACTTGACCTATCCACAGTATATCACCATGATGGCTTTATGGGAGAATGATGAGCAAACAGTAAATCAATTAGGAGCTAAGTTATTTCTGGATAATGGAACGCTTACGCCACTATTGAAGCGCTTGGAGACTAAAGCTTTGCTTACACGAACACGAAGTAAAACTGACGAGAGGGTAGTCAAAATCAAACTTACAAAGCATGGATTACAATTAAAAGAAAAGGCAAATTGTATTCCCATGCAGATTTTTGAAGCCCTCAAGCTCGATTATGCGGATATGGTTCAGCTTAAATCTTTAGCAGATAAAATAGTCAATAACGCTAATGGACATTAG
- a CDS encoding SDR family NAD(P)-dependent oxidoreductase has protein sequence MATNKIALVTGGSRGLGRNMAVSLAKKGIDVILTYNSNQEEADHVVATIQSLGQHAAAFQLDAGNVQSFDLFIERVTQHIKQETGQSNFDFLINNAGTALYAPFIETTEEQFDTAYNIHYKGVFFLTQKALPYLNDGGRIINISSGLARFAFPGSSAYGSMKGAIEVLTRYLAKELGPRGIAANVVAPGAIETDFGGGHVRDNKETNAHIAAVTALGRAGVPDDIGGVVAFLCTEDARWINGQRIEVSGGMNL, from the coding sequence ATGGCTACAAATAAAATAGCATTGGTAACAGGCGGAAGCCGTGGTTTAGGTAGAAACATGGCTGTTAGCCTTGCAAAAAAAGGAATCGATGTCATTCTAACCTACAATAGCAATCAGGAGGAAGCAGATCATGTAGTTGCTACGATACAATCTTTAGGTCAGCATGCAGCTGCATTCCAATTGGATGCAGGTAATGTGCAGTCTTTTGATCTCTTCATCGAACGAGTTACACAGCATATAAAACAAGAAACTGGGCAATCAAACTTCGATTTCCTAATCAATAATGCAGGAACCGCCTTATATGCCCCCTTTATAGAAACCACAGAAGAACAATTTGACACAGCTTATAACATCCATTATAAAGGGGTATTTTTTCTCACGCAGAAAGCTCTTCCCTATTTGAATGATGGTGGACGTATTATCAATATTTCCTCTGGTCTCGCACGTTTTGCATTTCCGGGATCATCTGCCTATGGCTCGATGAAAGGAGCAATCGAGGTACTGACGAGGTATCTTGCCAAAGAACTCGGTCCTCGAGGTATTGCAGCAAACGTTGTTGCTCCTGGCGCGATCGAGACTGATTTTGGTGGCGGGCATGTGCGGGATAACAAAGAAACAAATGCGCATATTGCAGCTGTTACAGCTTTAGGACGTGCTGGTGTACCTGACGATATCGGCGGTGTGGTTGCCTTCCTCTGTACCGAAGACGCAAGATGGATCAACGGACAACGTATTGAGGTATCCGGTGGAATGAATCTTTAG
- the nudK gene encoding GDP-mannose pyrophosphatase NudK, which yields MAIKDIKIVKTEILSDNWYTLKKVTYQYSKPDGTLQQQSREAYDRGNGAVILLYNTSTQTVILTRQFRIPTYINGNESGMLIEACAGLLDQDSPHDCIRRETEEETGYQIKEAKKIFEAYMSPGSVTEILHFFIAEYTNNMKVGDGGGLEEEEEHIEILEINIEEALHMIDTGEIKDGKTIMLLQYIRLKNIL from the coding sequence ATGGCTATAAAAGATATTAAAATTGTAAAAACTGAAATTCTATCAGACAACTGGTACACTTTAAAAAAAGTGACTTATCAATACAGCAAACCCGATGGCACTTTACAACAACAAAGCCGAGAAGCTTATGATCGTGGCAATGGAGCTGTCATTTTACTCTATAATACCAGTACTCAAACGGTCATCTTAACAAGACAATTTCGGATACCTACCTACATCAACGGGAATGAGTCAGGAATGCTTATCGAAGCTTGTGCAGGTCTTCTTGATCAAGATTCTCCCCACGACTGTATACGGAGGGAAACAGAAGAAGAAACAGGCTATCAGATCAAGGAAGCAAAAAAGATATTTGAAGCTTATATGTCCCCAGGTTCTGTAACTGAAATTCTACATTTTTTTATAGCAGAATACACCAATAACATGAAAGTTGGCGATGGCGGTGGTTTAGAAGAAGAGGAAGAGCATATTGAAATTCTAGAAATCAATATCGAAGAAGCACTACATATGATTGATACAGGTGAAATCAAAGATGGCAAAACCATTATGCTACTACAATATATTCGATTAAAAAATATACTATAG
- a CDS encoding helix-turn-helix transcriptional regulator: MKTTSIEQFYQEINASIPQEIAREIGHFNVFNFEELAATLKDKPIMPYNKRTYYKISLITGKNTAEYADKVIEIDESALVFATPKVPYHWIPKDEHQKGYFCVFTDEFLTRNKSGVNIDDLPIFQPGGLPIFQLAEEQRIEIEEIFVKINKELSSEYVFKYDLLRNYVLEIIHYGQKLQPKSITNPTHNASNRITSLFIELLERQFPIESPMQRLQLRTANDFAERLAIHVNHLNKILKENTGKTTSHVIAARVTQEAKILLRQTDWNVSEIAYSLGFEEIAHFSNFFKKQTGFAPNIFRSQSL, encoded by the coding sequence ATGAAAACAACTTCCATTGAACAGTTTTATCAGGAAATCAATGCGAGCATCCCACAGGAGATCGCAAGAGAGATTGGTCATTTTAATGTATTCAACTTTGAGGAGCTTGCAGCTACATTAAAAGATAAACCGATCATGCCCTACAATAAGCGTACCTACTACAAAATAAGCTTAATCACAGGGAAAAACACGGCTGAATATGCCGATAAAGTCATCGAAATCGATGAATCCGCGCTTGTATTTGCTACCCCAAAAGTTCCTTACCATTGGATACCGAAAGATGAGCATCAGAAGGGTTATTTCTGCGTTTTCACCGATGAATTTCTAACCCGAAATAAAAGTGGTGTTAACATAGATGATCTCCCTATCTTTCAACCGGGCGGCCTTCCGATTTTTCAATTAGCAGAAGAACAACGTATTGAAATAGAGGAAATCTTCGTAAAAATAAATAAAGAGCTTTCTTCAGAGTACGTCTTTAAATACGATCTGCTGCGAAATTATGTTCTTGAGATCATTCATTATGGGCAAAAGCTGCAACCCAAAAGTATAACAAATCCCACACATAATGCCTCTAATAGAATAACCTCATTATTTATAGAATTGCTAGAAAGACAATTTCCCATTGAATCTCCAATGCAACGTTTACAACTACGGACAGCTAATGATTTTGCGGAACGACTTGCCATACATGTCAATCACCTGAATAAAATTTTAAAGGAAAATACGGGAAAAACAACCAGCCATGTCATTGCAGCCAGAGTCACACAGGAGGCAAAAATTTTACTGCGACAAACCGATTGGAATGTCTCTGAGATTGCTTATTCACTTGGCTTTGAGGAGATCGCTCATTTTTCCAATTTTTTCAAGAAGCAAACCGGCTTTGCCCCAAACATTTTTCGTTCTCAATCGTTATAA
- a CDS encoding AraC family transcriptional regulator, translated as MELFPTIDIQEFRKDHLAGNQGYLYSELRGEHHIARPHQHHFFLLVLFDQAEGVHTIDFKDYHIDRHQIHILFPKQVHSWKLGANTTGFQLMVDREYFEKFSPNFHFSFAYYQRNPVISLSNETFALLYYEFNAIRKELEDHDCVPAIIYSRTAVIASILSKEVQKVVQNEQNNESNPRLLKLQELIDIHFRHEKSVSFYAKELNISTPHLTKICRQKLEVSPSQLIQQRTILEAKRLLQATDLSIKEISFKLGFVDSAYFSNFFKQHTGMNPKQFRAN; from the coding sequence ATGGAGTTATTTCCGACAATAGATATTCAAGAATTTAGAAAAGACCACCTTGCAGGTAATCAAGGATATTTATACTCGGAATTACGTGGTGAACATCATATAGCGCGTCCACATCAGCATCACTTTTTTTTATTGGTACTTTTTGACCAAGCAGAAGGTGTTCATACGATTGATTTTAAAGATTATCACATTGATCGTCATCAAATCCATATCCTGTTTCCAAAGCAAGTTCATAGCTGGAAATTAGGGGCCAATACCACTGGCTTCCAATTGATGGTCGATAGAGAATACTTCGAGAAATTTTCGCCCAATTTCCATTTTTCATTTGCTTACTATCAGCGTAATCCTGTTATCTCACTCTCCAACGAAACATTTGCGCTACTTTATTATGAATTTAATGCAATAAGAAAAGAACTTGAGGACCACGATTGCGTTCCAGCTATTATCTATTCTCGCACAGCTGTAATCGCATCGATACTAAGCAAAGAGGTACAAAAAGTAGTACAAAATGAACAAAATAATGAATCCAATCCACGTCTCTTAAAGCTACAGGAGTTAATTGATATCCATTTTCGACATGAGAAGTCGGTATCTTTCTATGCAAAAGAACTTAATATATCCACCCCGCACCTTACTAAAATCTGTCGTCAAAAGCTCGAAGTATCTCCAAGCCAGCTCATTCAACAACGAACTATCTTGGAAGCAAAACGATTGCTACAGGCAACCGACCTATCTATCAAAGAAATTTCGTTTAAACTTGGTTTCGTCGATTCTGCTTACTTCTCCAATTTCTTCAAACAACATACTGGTATGAATCCAAAGCAATTTAGAGCGAACTGA
- a CDS encoding organic hydroperoxide resistance protein: MKTLYNIGATAKGGRNGQVRSENGVLDLAVRMPKGLGGANDDYANPEMLFAAGYAACFDSALNLVIRSEKVKTGETSVTAHVSIGQLDNGGFGLAAELHANIPGVSLELAQQLIEKAHQVCPYSNATRGNMDVKLTVSTNE, encoded by the coding sequence ATGAAAACGTTATATAACATCGGCGCGACAGCCAAAGGAGGACGAAACGGTCAGGTAAGAAGTGAAAATGGTGTACTGGATTTAGCTGTTCGTATGCCAAAAGGACTAGGAGGTGCGAATGATGATTATGCCAATCCAGAGATGCTTTTTGCTGCAGGTTATGCTGCGTGTTTTGATAGTGCCTTGAATTTGGTCATTAGGTCAGAAAAAGTAAAAACTGGAGAGACTTCGGTAACTGCACATGTGAGTATTGGACAATTGGATAATGGTGGTTTTGGATTGGCTGCAGAATTACATGCAAATATACCTGGCGTAAGCTTAGAGTTAGCACAACAATTAATTGAAAAAGCACATCAAGTGTGCCCTTATTCAAATGCAACTAGGGGTAATATGGATGTCAAATTGACGGTATCAACTAACGAATAA
- a CDS encoding DUF1304 domain-containing protein, with protein sequence MNYIANVLTALVLLEHVYIVWMEMFAWETAGKRSFGKALPAELFKPTKGLAANQGLYNGFLVAGLAWSFLINDPIWSHNVRLFFLGCVLVAGIFGGMTASKKIFFVQGVPALLALLSVILVK encoded by the coding sequence ATGAATTATATTGCCAACGTGCTTACAGCACTCGTACTTTTAGAACATGTATACATTGTATGGATGGAAATGTTTGCTTGGGAAACTGCAGGAAAACGTAGTTTTGGAAAGGCTCTCCCGGCAGAATTATTTAAGCCAACGAAGGGGCTTGCTGCAAATCAAGGGCTCTACAATGGCTTTCTCGTTGCAGGTTTAGCCTGGTCTTTTTTAATCAATGACCCCATCTGGAGTCACAATGTACGCCTGTTCTTTTTAGGATGTGTCCTTGTTGCCGGTATTTTTGGTGGAATGACAGCGAGCAAAAAGATATTTTTTGTACAAGGAGTTCCTGCATTGTTGGCGTTGTTATCCGTTATACTCGTAAAATAA
- a CDS encoding metallophosphoesterase family protein: MIQLAIISDIHANLIALDAVLTDIKDRGLTQIYCLGDLVDFAPWGNEVIDRIQEKNIPCLLGNHDQRIAFDEAIIPLPHHDGIETSNREIAINISKKEISAPHKKWLATLPYNIELTFKLGTSFRKILLVHASLQSNDEYIHESTPKHALSTLLKQRAIDILVMGHTHHSYIQQDGDVFFINCGSVGRSKEKDRKATYTIITLSEKQINAEIVKVDYPISAVANAIYDSNIPDFYGDFLLANNTL; encoded by the coding sequence ATGATACAACTTGCCATAATAAGTGATATTCATGCCAATTTAATTGCATTGGATGCGGTATTAACAGATATCAAAGATAGAGGATTAACACAAATCTACTGCTTAGGTGATCTTGTTGATTTCGCTCCCTGGGGGAATGAAGTCATTGACAGAATACAAGAAAAAAACATTCCATGTCTACTGGGAAACCATGACCAAAGAATTGCTTTTGACGAAGCCATTATCCCTTTACCACACCATGATGGAATAGAGACTTCAAATCGAGAAATCGCCATCAACATAAGCAAGAAGGAGATATCGGCCCCTCATAAAAAGTGGTTAGCAACATTACCCTACAACATTGAACTAACCTTCAAGCTTGGAACGAGTTTTAGGAAAATCCTTCTTGTCCATGCCAGTCTCCAAAGCAATGACGAATACATCCATGAATCAACTCCAAAGCATGCTCTATCAACCCTATTAAAGCAAAGAGCAATCGATATTCTGGTGATGGGACATACACACCATTCTTATATTCAACAGGATGGAGACGTCTTTTTTATCAATTGTGGTTCGGTGGGCCGAAGTAAGGAAAAAGACAGAAAAGCAACTTACACAATAATCACCTTATCTGAAAAACAAATTAATGCCGAGATCGTTAAAGTCGACTACCCAATATCAGCTGTCGCAAATGCAATTTACGACAGCAATATCCCCGATTTCTACGGAGACTTCTTACTTGCGAATAATACACTTTAA